DNA from Bacteroides sp.:
CGATTCTTCCCAGCGGTAAGAGAGCAGGCCCTCGTTCTTCAGCCGGGTCAGCAAAGGGTAAATGGTCCCTTCTACCACCAGCAGCTTCGAGTCCTTCATTTCCTGGATCAGGTCGGAAGCATAGGCTTCTTTATTCGACAGCAGCGAAAGGATACAAAATTCAAGTACCCCTTTGCGCATCTGAGCTTTTGTGTTTTCAAGGTTCATGGTTACAATTTCTTTTGTTGGGACAAAGATAAATCAAATTTTAGTACTATGCAATACAAAGTACTAAAAAATTTTAAATTATTTTTTAATACACTGAATAACAGTGAAATAAAACGAGGGTGAAAATTTTTGTCCATTTTCTCCAAAGGCGGTCAAAATGGCAGTCGGCAAGGCTTGGCACAGGCTTTGGGAGGGTAAGGCCAAAAATCAAATCATTGTTTGTTATGCAAAAAGGTAAGATAAACGTTCAGACAGAGAACATTTTTCCCATCATCAAAAAATTTCTTTATTCCGATCACGAGATCTTTCTGCGCGAGCTGGTATCCAATGCCGTTGATGCCACTCAAAAGCTCAGGACGCTCTCCTCTGTGGGTGAGATCAGGGGCGACCTTGGGGATACCCGCATTGAAGTGAAGATCGATGCAAAGGCCAAAACCCTCACCGTGAGTGACAAGGGGATTGGGATGACAGCCGAAGAGGTCAGCAAATACATCAATCAGATTGCCTTCAGCAGCGCCGAAGAGTGGATCGAAAAATACAAAAAGCAGGAAGACAAAGGGGTCATCATCGGCCATTTTGGCCTGGGTTTTTATTCTTCCTTTATGGTGGCCAAAAAAGTAGAGATCTTCACGCGCTCATACCAGGATGACGCTAAACCTGTTCGCTGGGAATGCGACGGAAACCCTGAGTTTATCCTGGAAGAGACCGAAAAAGCCGAACGGGGAACTGACATCGTATTGCATATTGCCGATGATTCGCTGGAGTTTCTGGAAGAAGGCCGCGTGCTTGGTTTGCTAAAGAAATACTGCAAGTTCCTGCCGGTAGAGATCGTTTTCGGTACAGAAAAGAAAACCATCCAGGAGAAAGACGATAAAGGCAAGGAAAAGGATGTGACGGTCGAAGAGCCCCGCATCATCAACAACACCAAACCGGCCTGGACACAGAAGCCTGCCGATCTGAAAGAGGAAGATTACAAGAATTTTTACCGGGAACTCTACCCGATGAGTTTTGAAGAGCCCCTGTTCAGTATTCACCTGAATGTGGATTACCCCTTTAACCTGACAGGCATCCTGTATTTCCCCAAAGTGAAGCAAAACTTTGAGGTCCAGCGCGACAAGATACAATTGTACAGCAACCAGGTGTTTGTCACCGATTCGGTGGAAGGCATCGTGCCCGACTTCCTGACCCTTTTGCACGGGGTGATCGATTCGCCCGATATTCCGCTGAACGTCTCGCGCAGCTTCCTGCAGAGCGACAGTAACGTGAAGAAGATCAGCAGCCATATTTCTAAAAAAGTGGCCGACAAGCTGGAAGAACTCTTCAAAAATAACCGCGAGGATTTCGAAGCCAAGTGGGACGACATCAAGATTTTTATTGAATACGGGATGATCTCTGATGACAAATTCAGGGAACGTGCCAAAAAGTTCTGCCTGCTGAAGAACGTCGACAACAAGTTCTTTACCATTGAAGAATACCAG
Protein-coding regions in this window:
- a CDS encoding PadR family transcriptional regulator, whose amino-acid sequence is MNLENTKAQMRKGVLEFCILSLLSNKEAYASDLIQEMKDSKLLVVEGTIYPLLTRLKNEGLLSYRWEES
- the htpG gene encoding molecular chaperone HtpG, whose amino-acid sequence is MQKGKINVQTENIFPIIKKFLYSDHEIFLRELVSNAVDATQKLRTLSSVGEIRGDLGDTRIEVKIDAKAKTLTVSDKGIGMTAEEVSKYINQIAFSSAEEWIEKYKKQEDKGVIIGHFGLGFYSSFMVAKKVEIFTRSYQDDAKPVRWECDGNPEFILEETEKAERGTDIVLHIADDSLEFLEEGRVLGLLKKYCKFLPVEIVFGTEKKTIQEKDDKGKEKDVTVEEPRIINNTKPAWTQKPADLKEEDYKNFYRELYPMSFEEPLFSIHLNVDYPFNLTGILYFPKVKQNFEVQRDKIQLYSNQVFVTDSVEGIVPDFLTLLHGVIDSPDIPLNVSRSFLQSDSNVKKISSHISKKVADKLEELFKNNREDFEAKWDDIKIFIEYGMISDDKFRERAKKFCLLKNVDNKFFTIEEYQNHIKTNQTDKDKKVVHLYATHPEDQHSFIDLAKERGYDVLVMDTPIDSHFVNLLESELEGTSFVRVDSDVIDKLISKEDTLPSKLSDKQKETLLPLIEKQVDDKNFNVSFENLSETEPPMIITQPEFMRRMKDMSMLGGMNYMGQLPDSYMLVVNSNHPFVYKIAEEKDEPSRDKYIRQAIDLALLSRNLLKGEKLTAFIKRSVELI